One part of the Coffea eugenioides isolate CCC68of chromosome 10, Ceug_1.0, whole genome shotgun sequence genome encodes these proteins:
- the LOC113748841 gene encoding probable ubiquitin-conjugating enzyme E2 16, producing MSSSSPSSRKGLSKIACNRLQKELVEWQVNPPAGFKHKVTDNLQRWIIEVNGAPGTLYANETYQLQVDFPEHYPMEAPQVIFLSPAPLHPHIYSNGHICLDILYDSWSPAMTVSSICISILSMLSSSTVKQRPADNDRYVKNCRNGRSPKETRWWFHDDKV from the exons ATGAGTagctcttctccttcttcccgTAAG GGTTTGAGCAAGATCGCATGCAACCGCCTACAGAAGGAGCTGGTGGAGTGGCAGGTGAATCCCCCGGCTGGATTTAAGCACAAAGTTACTGATAATTTACAAag GTGGATAATTGAAGTCAACGGTGCACCGGGAACGCTTTATGCTAATGAGACTTATCAGCTTCAGGTTGATTTCCCCGAGCATTACCCCATGGAAGCCCCTCAG gttatttttctttctccgGCTCCACTGCACCCTCATATTTATAGCAACGGACATATCTGTTTAG ACATTTTGTATGACTCCTGGTCCCCAGCAATGACTGTCAGTTCGATTTGCATCAGCATTCTTTCCATGTTATCCAGCTCTACTGTAAAG CAACGCCCAGCGGATAATGATCGCTATGTGAAGAATTGTAGAAATGGCAGATCTCCAAAGGAGACACGATGGTGGTTCCATGATGATAAAGTGTAA